The following are encoded together in the Triticum dicoccoides isolate Atlit2015 ecotype Zavitan chromosome 6B, WEW_v2.0, whole genome shotgun sequence genome:
- the LOC119325377 gene encoding SPX domain-containing membrane protein OsI_08463-like: MVNFGKVLASDQLEEWKEYYINYKMMKKKVKQYVQQTQDGGRNHEQVLKEFSRMLDEQIEKVVLFLLKQQGHLASRIEKLGQQRAILTEHSEISQVSQVREAYRQVGLDLVKLLRFVDMNATGIRKILKKFDKRFGYRFTDYYVSTRANHPYSQLQPIFKQVGIVAVAGALTRNLASLQDHQGSFISIYDHPSITLKDPVIEQINNSVQKLTHSTTFLTFLGQHAMIIPEDVQTSSEDLVDDQSYHFMSLMLNLVNTFLYMVNTYIIVPTADDYSVSLGAAATVCGVIIGSMAVAQVFSSVYFSAWSNRSYFRPLVFSSIMLFSGNLLYALAYDLNSLTVLILGRLLCGLGSARAVNRRYISDCVPLKIRLKASAGFVSASALGMACGPALAGLLQTEFKIYAVTFNQNTLPGWIMSLAWVGNLIWLWISFKEPDHFAKENAVNTQSSDSGHGRDDNLEGGLAQPLLTEAKERQDENADNNENDPKESHKAATSIAAAYRLLTPSVKVQLLIYFMLKFAMEILLSESSVVTTFYFNWSTSTVAIFLAVLGLTVLPVNVIVGSYITNLFQDRQILVASEIMVLIGIASSFHFGSSYCVAQYVVSALITFVFAEVLEGVNLSLLSRVMSSRLSRGTYNGGLLSTEAGTLARVAADMTITAAGYLGQSQLLNATLLPSLVICVASIAATFGTYNTLY; encoded by the exons ATGGTTAATTTCGGGAAGGTACTGGCGTCGGATCAACTGGAGGAGTGGAAAGA ATACTATATTAATTACAAAATGATGAAGAAAAAGGTAAAACAGTATGTTCAGCAGACTCAAGATGGTGGCAGAAATCATGAACAGGTTCTTAAGGAGTTCTCAAGGATGCTTGACGAACAG ATTGAAAAGGTTGTGCTCTTTCTACTGAAACAGCAAGGTCATCTTGCTAGCAGGATCGAGAAATTGGGACAACAGCGTGCCATACTCACGGAACATTCTGAAATATCACAAGTTTCTCAAGTGCGAGAGGCGTATAGGCAAGTTGGGCTTGATCTTGTGAAGCTCCTTAGATTTGTTGATATGAATGCTACTGGGATCCGGAAGATTCTTAAGAAGTTCGATAAGCGCTTCGGCTATCGGTTTACAGATTATTACGTCTCGACTCGTGCAAACCATCCTTATTCTCAGCTTCAGCCGATCTTCAAGCAAGTG GGTATCGTAGCTGTTGCTGGTGCTTTGACACGTAACCTTGCATCTCTGCAAGATCACCAAGGAAGCTTTATATCCATCTATGATCATCCATCAATCACCTTGAAG GACCCTGTCATCGAACAAATAAATAATTCAGTACAGAAACTCACGCACAGCACAACCTTCCTTACATTCCTAGGACAACACGCAATGATCATTCCAGAAGACGTGCAAACTAGCTCGGAAGATCTCGTCGATGACCAGAGCTACCATTTCATGTCgctgatgctcaacctagtgaACACATTCCTCTACATGGTGAACACATACATCATCGTGCCGACTGCAGATGACTATTCGGTGAGCCTTGGAGCCGCAGCGACTGTTTGCGGTGTGATTATCGGGTCGATGGCAGTTGCCCAAGTGTTCTCTTCAGTATATTTCAGTGCCTGGTCCAACAGGTCATACTTTAGGCCCCTCGTATTCAGCAGCATCATGCTGTTTTCCGGGAACCTGCTGTATGCTTTGGCGTATGATCTGAATTCTCTAACTGTTCTCATACTTGGCCGGCTGCTCTGCGG GTTGGGTTCTGCCAGAGCCGTGAACCGTCGGTATATCAGCGACTGTGTGCCTCTCAAAATCCGGCTGAAAGCCTCTGCAGGGTTCGTCAGTGCTAGTGCGCTTGGAATGGCATGCGGTCCTGCGCTGGCTGGTTTGCTGCAGACTGAATTTAAGATCTATGCAGTAACTTTTAATCAGAACACCTTGCCCGGGTGGATCATGTCCCTTGCTTGGGTTGGTAATTTGATTTGGCTATGGATTTCATTCAAAGAGCCAGATCACTTTGCTAAAGAGAATGCTGTCAACACACAGTCATCTGATTCCG GCCATGGACGAGATGATAATTTGGAGGGCGGTTTAGCACAGCCTTTGCTCACAGAGGCAAAGGAGAGGCAGGATGAAAATGCAGACAACAACGAAAACGACCCTAAAGAGAGTCATAAAGCAGCAACATCGATTGCCGCAGCATACAGATTGCTCACGCCATCTGTGAAG GTTCAGTTATTGATCTACTTCATGCTCAAGTTTGCAATGGAGATTCTACTCTCCGAGTCTAGTGTTGTCACTACGTTCTATTTCAACTGGTCCACGAGCACGGTGGCCATCTTTCTAGCTGTTCTAGGGCTGACGGTTCTTCCGGTCAACGTCATCGTCGGAAGCTATATCACCAATCTGTTCCAGGACAG GCAAATCTTGGTGGCGTCTGAGATCATGGTCCTGATCGGCATCGCCTCGAGCTTCCACTTCGGCTCCAGCTACTGCGTCGCGCAATACGTCGTGTCGGCTCTCATCACGTTCGTATTCGCCGAGGTGCTCGAAG GGGTGAACCTGTCCCTCCTGTCCCGGgtgatgtcgtcgaggctctcccggGGCACCTACAACGGCGGGCTCCTCTCGACGGAGGCCGGGACGCTGGCCCGCGTCGCCGCGGACATGACGATCACCGCCGCGGGGTACCTGGGGCAGAGCCAGCTCCTGAACGCCACCCTGCTGCCGTCCCTGGTGATCTGCGTAGCCTCCATCGCCGCGACGTTTGGCACTTACAACACCCTGTACTGA
- the LOC119321178 gene encoding protein HOTHEAD-like, with product MAFFIITILLGLLSVSQPARGVNYTFMREAMHAPPVTYYDYIVIGGGTAGCPLAATLSRRYRVLLLERGGSPYDDDRVLNMAHFSDVLSDTSASSPSQRFVSEDGVINSRPRVLGGGSCLNAGFFTRAGVGYTRAVGWDASEVLSAYKWVEDVVAFQPELGPWQAAMRRGLLETGVVPDNGFTYDHIPGTKVGGSIFDPDGRRHTAADLLQYARPEGIDVLLRARVARILFSYKGTKPVARGVVYRDSLGMVHVAYLNQGDANEIILSAGALGSPQLLMLSGVGPSDHLRSFGLDVVVDNPGVGQGMSDNPMNAIYVPSPSPVEVSLIQVVGITRFGSYIEGASGSDWTTRTAASSGDGARQARVFGMFSPQTGQLPTVPPKQRTPEAIARAVDAMSQVPDAALRGGFILEKVLGPQSTGSLALRNLDPDDNPIVQFNYFAHPDDLRRCVAGIEAIERVIRSRSFSRFAYPNFAFPAMLNVTAEFPANLMRVRGGSDPAALERFCRDTVMTIWHYHGGCQVGRVVDRDYRVLGIDALRVIDGSTFNASPGTNPQATVMMLGRYLGLPLFEKKLGHQIVFSVLNFLQECAYFISRKKLDEVVFKVDFEKAYDKVKWPFMQQTLCMKGFKSAWRKQIEAFVQGGSVRIRVNDDVGHYFQTQKVSCQGNPMCPIQFKIVAHTYVGGAHW from the exons ATGgcattcttcatcatcaccatcttgCTTGGACTCCTCTCCGTCTCTCAACCAG CGCGAGGTGTCAACTACACGTTCATGAGGGAGGCGATGCACGCGCCGCCGGTGACCTACTACGACTACATCGTCATCGGGGGCGGCACGGCGGGCTGCCCGCTGGCGGCGACGCTGTCCAGGCGCTAccgcgtgctgctgctggagcgcgGCGGGTCGCCGTACGACGACGACCGCGTGCTCAACATGGCGCACTTCTCGGACGTGCTCTCCGACACGTCCGCGTCGTCCCCGTCGCAGCGGTTCGTGTCCGAGGACGGCGTGATCAACTCGCGGCCGCGGGTGCTGGGCGGCGGCAGCTGCCTCAACGCCGGCTTCTTCACGCGCGCCGGCGTCGGCTACACGAGGGCCGTCGGCTGGGACGCCAGCGAGGTGCTCAGCGCCTACAAGTGGGTGGAGGACGTGGTGGCGTTCCAGCCGGAGCTGGGGCCGTGGCAGGCGGCGATGCGGCGCGGGCTGCTGGAGACCGGTGTGGTGCCGGACAACGGGTTCACGTACGACCACATCCCCGGCACCAAGGTCGGCGGGTCCATCTTCGACCCCGACGGCCGGCGccacacggcggccgacctgctgcAGTACGCGCGCCCCGAAGGGATCGACGTGCTCCTCCGGGCCCGAGTGGCCAGGATCTTGTTCAGTTACAAAG GGACCAAGCCCGTGGCGCGCGGCGTGGTGTACCGCGACTCCCTGGGCATGGTGCACGTGGCGTACCTCAACCAGGGCGACGCCAACGAGATCATCCTGTCGGCGGGGGCGCTGGGCAGCCCGCAGCTGCTGATGCTCAGCGGCGTCGGGCCCTCCGACCACCTCCGGTCGTTCGGCCTCGACGTCGTCGTCGACAACCCCGGGGTCGGGCAGGGCATGTCCGACAACCCCATGAACGCCATCTAcgtgccgtcgccgtcgcccgtcgAGGTGTCGCTCATCCAGGTCGTCGGCATCACCAGGTTTGGCAGCTACATCGAGGGCGCCAGCGGCTCCGACTGGACCACCCGCACCGCCGCCTCCAGCGGCGACGGCGCGCGACAAGCCCGCGTCTTCGGCATGTTCTCTCCGCAGACGGGGCAGCTCCCGACGGTGCCCCCGAAGCAGCGCACGCCGGAGGCCATCGCGCGCGCCGTGGACGCCATGAGCCAGGTGCCGGACGCAGCGCTCCGCGGCGGCTTCATCCTGGAGAAGGTCCTCGGCCCGCAGTCCACGGGCAGCCTCGCGCTCCGCAACCTGGACCCCGACGACAACCCCATCGTCCAGTTCAACTACTTCGCCCACCCGGACGACCTCCGGCGCTGCGTCGCCGGCATCGAGGCCATCGAGCGGGTCATCCGCTCCAGGTCGTTCTCCCGGTTCGCGTACCCCAACTTTGCGTTCCCGGCGATGCTCAACGTCACGGCGGAGTTCCCGGCGAACCTAATGCGCGTGCGCGGCGGCAGCGACCCCGCGGCGCTCGAGCGGTTCTGCAGGGACACCGTCATGACCATCTGGCATTACCACGGCGGGTGCCAGGTCGGCAGAGTCGTCGACCGCGACTACCGGGTCCTCGGCATTGATGCGCTGCGCGTCATCGACGGCTCCACGTTCAATGCCTCGCCGGGGACCAACCCGCAGGCCACCGTCATGATGCTCGGCAGGTA CCTAGGCCttcccctttttgaaaaaaaa CTTGGGCACCAAATTGTATTTTCGGTACTAAACTTTCTACAAGAATGTGCCTATTTTATTTCTAGA AAGAAACTTGATGAAGTtgtcttcaaagtggattttgagaaggcttatGATAAAGTTAAGTGGCCATTTATGCAACAGACCCTGTGTATGAAGGGTTTCAAATCGGCCTGGAGGAAGCAGATCGAAGCCTTTGTACAAGGAGGCAGTGTAAGGATCAGGGTAAATGATGatgtaggtcattatttccagacacaaaaGGTATCGTGTCAGGGGAATCCGATGTGTCCTATCCAGTTCAAGATTGTTGCACACACATATGTTGGTGGTGCTCAttggtag